Proteins encoded together in one Thalassotalea crassostreae window:
- a CDS encoding glutathione peroxidase — MTNIYDFNVVNNKGDNIPLANYQGKVLLIVNTASACGFTPQYAGIETLYQSYKDQGLEVLAFPCNQFGKQEKGSDEEIKGFCDLNFNISFDLFSKVDVNGPSADPLFDYLTNQAKGVLGSKSIKWNFTKFLVNRDGSVVKRFGSIDKPEKIEKHIVKLLG, encoded by the coding sequence ATGACAAATATTTATGACTTTAATGTGGTTAATAATAAAGGTGACAATATCCCCTTAGCTAACTACCAAGGCAAAGTTTTATTAATCGTTAATACTGCCAGCGCATGTGGCTTTACTCCTCAATATGCCGGTATAGAAACACTTTATCAAAGCTATAAGGACCAAGGATTGGAAGTGTTAGCATTTCCGTGTAATCAATTTGGTAAACAAGAAAAAGGTAGTGATGAAGAAATTAAAGGATTTTGTGATCTAAACTTTAATATAAGCTTCGATCTTTTTTCGAAAGTAGATGTTAATGGCCCGAGTGCCGACCCGTTATTTGATTACCTTACTAACCAAGCAAAAGGCGTATTAGGCAGCAAATCAATCAAATGGAATTTCACTAAATTTTTGGTTAATCGTGACGGTTCTGTTGTCAAAAGGTTTGGCAGTATTGATAAGCCTGAAAAGATAGAAAAACACATAGTAAAATTATTAGGCTAG
- the sbcB gene encoding exodeoxyribonuclease I yields the protein MNQNTTNQNTANQPSIFWHDYETWGVSPKLDKPSQFAGIRTDYDLNIIGEPEMFYCQPPQDYLPNPGAALVTGITPQKAQQEGLLECEFAARIHALFSVPNTCVAGYNSIRFDDEVSRYLFYRNFYDPYAREYKDGNSRWDIIDMARLCHAVAPEGINWPINEDGKVSFRLELLTAENGISHEAAHDAMSDVYATIALAKLIKEKQPKLYNFVFSIRTKAEAAKQINLYELKPFLHTSSKIGPEQKYTSWYMPIAADPVNKNAITCVDLSKDISPLFDLTSDEIKDRLYTRHDELKAEGKLPIPVKQVHINKCPVVAPAKTLTPERAESIGIDREFCLANWKLLKEKHQQVNEKLTQVFVRDFGDVKDDPEHALYSGSFFSYADKDKMAQIHQMPAEQLGITPFNFSDKRLDTLLFRYRARNFPHTLDANEQLEWQQYCHNKLNNGEYGLTADSYIKEIQGFAITHAQNEEKMAVLESLEAYLFEQQSPDFNEPKQKPQKLPGIDASFMEKLEKLSENSTNTHSQSTLNELHSLCSENKKEQK from the coding sequence ATGAATCAAAATACAACTAATCAAAACACTGCAAATCAGCCGTCGATTTTCTGGCACGATTATGAAACTTGGGGCGTTAGCCCAAAGCTCGACAAGCCATCACAGTTTGCCGGTATACGCACCGATTACGATTTAAACATCATTGGTGAGCCTGAAATGTTTTATTGTCAGCCTCCACAAGATTACTTGCCAAATCCTGGCGCAGCACTTGTCACTGGTATTACTCCACAAAAAGCGCAGCAAGAAGGCTTATTGGAATGTGAATTTGCGGCTCGAATTCATGCACTGTTTTCTGTGCCTAATACCTGTGTTGCCGGCTATAACTCAATTCGTTTTGATGATGAAGTAAGTCGTTATTTGTTTTATCGAAATTTTTATGACCCATATGCCCGTGAATATAAAGATGGTAATAGCCGTTGGGATATTATTGATATGGCAAGATTATGTCATGCAGTAGCACCTGAAGGGATTAATTGGCCAATCAATGAAGATGGTAAAGTTAGCTTTCGTTTAGAACTATTAACCGCTGAAAATGGTATAAGCCATGAAGCCGCTCACGATGCAATGAGTGATGTATACGCAACGATTGCATTGGCTAAGCTTATTAAAGAGAAACAACCTAAGCTATATAACTTTGTGTTTTCTATTCGCACTAAAGCTGAAGCGGCTAAACAAATTAATTTGTATGAATTAAAGCCTTTTTTACATACTTCATCAAAAATTGGACCCGAGCAAAAATATACCAGCTGGTATATGCCAATTGCTGCCGACCCAGTAAACAAAAATGCCATTACCTGCGTTGATTTAAGTAAAGACATATCACCACTATTTGATTTAACCAGCGACGAAATAAAAGATCGTTTATACACCAGGCACGACGAGTTAAAAGCGGAAGGTAAATTGCCAATCCCCGTTAAACAGGTTCACATAAACAAGTGCCCTGTCGTTGCACCAGCAAAAACATTAACGCCAGAGCGTGCAGAATCTATCGGCATTGATCGAGAGTTTTGTTTAGCAAATTGGAAATTACTCAAAGAAAAGCACCAACAAGTAAATGAAAAACTAACACAAGTATTTGTTCGAGATTTTGGCGACGTTAAAGATGATCCTGAGCATGCGCTATATAGTGGTAGTTTCTTTTCATACGCCGACAAAGATAAAATGGCGCAAATTCATCAAATGCCTGCCGAGCAACTAGGTATTACCCCATTTAACTTCAGTGATAAACGCTTAGATACGTTATTGTTTCGGTATCGTGCGAGAAACTTTCCTCATACACTAGATGCAAATGAGCAACTTGAATGGCAACAATATTGTCATAACAAACTTAATAATGGCGAGTACGGTTTAACCGCAGATAGTTACATAAAAGAAATTCAAGGATTTGCGATAACACACGCGCAAAATGAAGAAAAAATGGCGGTATTAGAATCGTTAGAGGCTTACTTGTTTGAACAGCAATCTCCTGACTTTAATGAACCAAAACAAAAGCCACAAAAATTACCCGGTATTGATGCCTCATTTATGGAAAAATTAGAAAAGCTATCGGAAAATTCAACCAATACTCATAGCCAATCAACTCTTAATGAGTTACATAGTTTGTGTTCTGAAAATAAAAAAGAGCAAAAATAA
- the lysC gene encoding lysine-sensitive aspartokinase 3, with amino-acid sequence MSNVALTVAKFGGTSVADHPAMLRCAQIIKSQPETRLVVVSASAGVTNHLVTLSQQSLSLEERSDIIENIRTIQKNITQHLADEEPLNVQIEDVLSNLTDLATQQNTLQTAQIGDAILSCGEQMSSILFAAVLRSIDVDGAAFDVRDVMRTNSLYGKAVVDLDELSNNCEQFLSPLLAKQVIVTQGFIGRDGLGNTTTLGRGGSDYSAALLAEATRATNLAIWTDVVGIFTTDPRIASSARAIPEISFGEAAEMATFGAKILHPATLIPAMRSSIPVFVGSSREPEAGGTQIRQQVDSKPTYRSIAVRKEQTLVTVKSPAMLHASGFLAKVFSILAKHELSVDLITTSEISVALTFDNPTGSTQALINKAVVEELEQLCEVSVEHGLSLIAIVGNGLDRSSGLGSSIFNNIEDINIRLICHGASANNLCFLVNENDANNVVETLHDKLFV; translated from the coding sequence ATGTCAAATGTTGCGCTTACAGTTGCTAAGTTCGGTGGAACCAGTGTCGCCGATCATCCAGCCATGCTTCGCTGTGCACAAATTATTAAATCACAACCAGAAACCCGTTTGGTTGTCGTCTCAGCAAGTGCCGGGGTAACAAATCATTTAGTTACCTTGTCACAACAATCGCTCTCTTTAGAGGAGCGCAGTGATATTATTGAAAATATCCGCACAATCCAAAAGAATATTACCCAACATTTAGCGGATGAAGAGCCTCTAAATGTTCAAATTGAAGACGTGTTAAGCAATTTAACGGATTTGGCAACGCAACAAAATACGCTACAAACTGCGCAAATAGGCGATGCTATCTTGTCTTGTGGTGAGCAAATGAGCTCTATACTGTTTGCCGCAGTGTTAAGAAGTATTGATGTAGATGGCGCTGCATTTGATGTCCGTGACGTTATGCGCACTAACAGCTTATATGGAAAAGCTGTTGTTGATTTAGACGAGTTATCAAATAATTGTGAACAGTTTTTAAGCCCGTTATTAGCAAAGCAAGTGATTGTAACTCAAGGCTTTATCGGCCGTGATGGTCTAGGTAACACAACAACACTTGGGCGCGGCGGCTCTGACTATTCTGCAGCTCTATTAGCAGAAGCTACTCGCGCAACAAACCTAGCAATATGGACCGATGTCGTAGGTATTTTTACAACCGATCCACGTATTGCAAGCTCAGCGCGTGCTATCCCTGAGATAAGCTTTGGTGAAGCAGCCGAAATGGCAACGTTTGGTGCGAAGATTTTACACCCTGCAACGCTAATTCCTGCGATGCGTAGTTCTATTCCTGTTTTTGTTGGCTCATCTCGCGAGCCTGAAGCTGGTGGTACCCAGATCCGTCAACAGGTTGATTCTAAACCGACTTATCGTTCGATCGCGGTAAGAAAAGAACAGACTCTTGTTACCGTTAAAAGCCCTGCGATGTTACATGCTAGCGGTTTCTTAGCAAAAGTATTCTCAATCTTAGCTAAGCATGAGCTGAGCGTTGACTTAATCACGACTTCTGAAATTTCAGTTGCGTTAACTTTTGATAATCCTACAGGTTCAACACAAGCGCTAATTAATAAAGCGGTTGTTGAAGAGCTCGAACAGCTTTGTGAAGTTTCGGTAGAGCATGGGCTAAGTTTGATCGCGATTGTTGGTAATGGTTTAGATCGCTCGTCGGGTCTAGGTAGCAGCATATTTAACAACATTGAAGACATTAACATCCGTCTTATATGTCATGGCGCAAGTGCCAATAACTTATGTTTCTTGGTGAATGAAAACGATGCAAATAATGTCGTTGAAACTCTTCACGATAAACTGTTTGTTTAG
- a CDS encoding HlyD family secretion protein has product MDLLIILTYTAFCIAIFKIFKLPLNKWTVPTAVLGGIFILAGLLLLMNYNHPYAKYAKDVFVTIPIVPQVTGTVATVDVQPNIEVKKGELLFTLENTKQKIALQQAEAALAEAKNAVLQKDESLVAATSQVQKAQAEYNRAKTENDRVQQGHKSAGANSPFTQQELDNKLSRFKSAEATLATAKSEQRRLKLVTESKILGENTAVAQLQAVRDDAKLNYERTFIRAPVDGIPTQIAIRPGTRASQLPLAPVMSFIPTEKRQIAGVFFQNSLLRLEEGMPAEVVLDAVPGKVFTGTFVSLLPAMAEGQIQAYGSLMPASMIAKHGFVIGIIELDEDLNDYNLPLGVQGQAVVINTENDILHVSVVRRILIRMMAWLKYVYPIK; this is encoded by the coding sequence ATGGACTTACTTATTATTCTTACCTATACCGCTTTTTGTATCGCCATTTTCAAAATATTTAAATTGCCTTTGAACAAATGGACAGTACCTACGGCAGTTCTTGGTGGCATTTTTATTCTCGCCGGCCTGCTTTTATTGATGAATTACAACCACCCTTACGCGAAATATGCGAAGGATGTTTTTGTCACTATTCCTATTGTTCCGCAAGTAACTGGAACCGTTGCCACCGTTGATGTACAGCCAAACATTGAAGTGAAAAAAGGCGAACTGTTATTCACTCTTGAAAACACAAAACAAAAAATTGCATTACAACAAGCCGAAGCTGCCCTAGCTGAAGCCAAAAATGCAGTTTTGCAAAAAGATGAATCATTAGTCGCAGCTACCTCGCAAGTGCAAAAAGCACAAGCCGAATACAATAGAGCAAAAACTGAAAATGATCGAGTACAGCAAGGCCATAAATCAGCCGGTGCAAATTCGCCTTTTACCCAACAAGAGCTTGATAACAAACTAAGTCGATTTAAATCAGCAGAAGCAACATTAGCTACCGCAAAATCTGAACAACGTCGCCTAAAATTAGTGACCGAATCAAAAATACTCGGCGAAAATACCGCCGTCGCGCAACTGCAAGCGGTAAGAGATGATGCAAAGCTTAATTACGAGCGTACTTTCATTCGTGCACCAGTTGACGGTATTCCAACTCAAATTGCTATTAGACCTGGTACCAGAGCATCGCAACTACCTTTAGCGCCAGTAATGAGCTTTATTCCGACAGAAAAACGTCAAATTGCTGGTGTGTTTTTTCAAAATTCATTATTGCGTTTAGAAGAAGGTATGCCAGCTGAAGTCGTTTTAGACGCGGTTCCTGGAAAAGTGTTTACCGGTACTTTTGTTAGCTTGTTACCTGCGATGGCTGAAGGTCAAATTCAGGCTTATGGTTCGTTGATGCCTGCGAGTATGATTGCAAAGCATGGTTTCGTTATTGGTATAATCGAATTGGATGAAGATTTAAACGATTATAACTTGCCTCTTGGTGTACAAGGGCAAGCCGTTGTTATTAACACCGAAAATGACATATTGCATGTTTCAGTAGTACGTAGAATTTTAATTAGAATGATGGCGTGGTTGAAATACGTCTACCCAATCAAGTAA
- a CDS encoding tyrosine-type recombinase/integrase, protein MSLSNAKLKSLLNKPQEKRFELSDRDGLSVRVSITGTLTFQYRFRFKGKAKRLSLGQYPGVTLSQCRQKIPEIKQYLQEGKDPIAELKRKRFDNKIMIDDCIKAFMERHVVRLSPKTQYLYKYTFNKHVLGKCEIPAEEITMSEWFEFFDRIEDQHSSITARDMLVRMKTCMRFAIKRGIIESTPLLSIATKDIGSNSAIGERVVSPEEIRTVWRELDKSKCYPTTANSIKLASLTGARLGEIRHMKKDHLDLKNKIWTVPKEISKTRKTIVRPIAPEAFKIIKWQLDTFGEITDYVFPSGSYKKQISPQTINKLSRHVVARAKMAPWSSHDFRRSLSTILSSKGVELHVSEKMLGHNLGGILAVYNKHHWIEEQRAAYE, encoded by the coding sequence ATGTCATTAAGTAACGCAAAATTAAAATCGCTATTGAACAAACCTCAAGAAAAAAGATTTGAGCTATCTGATAGAGATGGGTTAAGTGTGCGTGTATCAATAACCGGCACGTTAACCTTCCAATATCGTTTCCGATTTAAAGGTAAAGCAAAGCGTTTATCTTTAGGTCAATATCCTGGAGTCACCTTATCACAGTGTCGGCAGAAAATCCCTGAAATTAAACAGTACCTTCAAGAGGGTAAAGATCCTATAGCTGAGCTTAAAAGAAAGCGATTTGATAACAAAATTATGATTGATGATTGCATAAAGGCATTTATGGAACGACATGTAGTAAGACTTAGCCCTAAAACGCAATACTTATACAAGTATACGTTTAACAAGCACGTTTTAGGAAAGTGTGAGATTCCAGCCGAAGAAATTACTATGAGCGAATGGTTTGAGTTTTTTGACCGTATCGAAGATCAGCACTCAAGTATTACAGCCCGCGATATGCTAGTTAGAATGAAAACTTGTATGCGCTTTGCGATTAAGCGAGGAATTATAGAAAGCACACCGTTATTGTCGATTGCGACCAAGGATATTGGTAGTAACTCTGCCATAGGAGAGAGGGTTGTATCACCAGAAGAAATAAGAACGGTTTGGCGTGAGTTAGATAAATCAAAATGCTATCCAACAACCGCAAACTCTATAAAACTGGCATCTTTAACTGGTGCCAGGCTTGGTGAAATCAGACATATGAAAAAGGATCATTTAGATCTTAAAAACAAAATATGGACAGTACCTAAAGAAATAAGCAAAACACGCAAAACAATCGTAAGACCAATCGCACCAGAGGCATTTAAGATCATTAAATGGCAATTAGATACGTTTGGCGAAATAACTGATTACGTCTTTCCTTCGGGCAGCTATAAGAAACAAATTTCGCCGCAAACTATCAATAAGCTTAGTCGACATGTTGTTGCAAGAGCGAAAATGGCGCCTTGGAGTAGTCATGACTTTAGACGCTCACTTTCGACAATTTTGTCGTCTAAAGGCGTCGAACTGCATGTTTCAGAAAAAATGTTAGGTCATAACTTAGGCGGGATCTTAGCTGTGTATAATAAGCATCATTGGATTGAAGAGCAAAGAGCAGCTTATGAGTAA
- a CDS encoding NAD(P)-dependent oxidoreductase, whose translation MMKKIAFIGLGVMGYPMAKHLVNNGYQVTVYNRTVTKAKQWAEECSANFANTPKEASIDADIVFACVGNDDDVRQVALGEDGIFAGLKPGGVFVDHTTASAELARELNDIAIAQDKHFIDAPVSGGQAGAENGQLTVMCGGEQETFEKVQPVMAAFAKFSQLMGPVGNGQIAKMANQICIAGVVQGLSEALNFAQRAGLDADKLVETISKGAAGSWQMENRYKTMYAGEYDFGFAVDWMRKDLSIAFNEAKKHDAELPMTEMVDGFYEQVQQNGGNRWDTSSLISLLKAKD comes from the coding sequence ATTATGAAAAAAATTGCTTTTATTGGTCTTGGTGTAATGGGTTACCCGATGGCGAAACACTTAGTTAACAATGGCTATCAAGTAACCGTTTATAATCGAACAGTTACTAAAGCTAAGCAATGGGCAGAAGAGTGTTCGGCAAATTTTGCAAACACACCAAAAGAAGCATCAATTGATGCTGATATTGTTTTTGCTTGTGTTGGCAACGACGATGACGTTAGACAAGTCGCGTTAGGTGAAGATGGTATATTTGCTGGCTTAAAACCAGGTGGTGTTTTTGTTGATCATACAACAGCCTCGGCAGAGCTTGCACGGGAATTAAATGATATTGCCATCGCACAAGATAAACACTTTATTGATGCGCCAGTGTCAGGCGGTCAAGCAGGCGCTGAAAATGGCCAACTTACGGTTATGTGTGGCGGTGAGCAAGAAACCTTTGAAAAAGTTCAGCCGGTTATGGCGGCATTTGCTAAGTTTAGTCAATTAATGGGGCCTGTCGGCAATGGTCAAATCGCGAAAATGGCAAACCAGATTTGTATTGCTGGCGTTGTTCAGGGCTTAAGTGAAGCATTGAATTTTGCACAGCGAGCAGGTCTTGATGCAGATAAATTGGTTGAAACTATTTCAAAAGGCGCTGCAGGCAGTTGGCAAATGGAGAATCGCTATAAAACCATGTATGCCGGCGAATATGATTTTGGTTTTGCTGTTGATTGGATGCGTAAAGACCTATCAATCGCTTTTAACGAAGCCAAAAAACATGACGCAGAGTTACCAATGACTGAAATGGTTGATGGATTTTATGAGCAAGTCCAACAAAACGGCGGCAATCGTTGGGATACGTCAAGTCTGATTTCTCTACTGAAAGCCAAAGACTAG
- the tnpA gene encoding IS66 family insertion sequence element accessory protein TnpA, whose translation MRIMRNQEQWQSIIKEQQASGLTIVEYYEQNQLSTTTFYAVRKKLGLSSTSFVRAKNYAESGSN comes from the coding sequence ATGAGAATTATGAGAAACCAAGAGCAATGGCAATCCATAATTAAAGAGCAACAAGCTAGCGGTTTAACTATCGTGGAATACTACGAACAGAATCAATTATCAACAACGACTTTTTACGCTGTAAGAAAGAAGCTCGGCTTGTCGTCAACAAGCTTTGTTCGCGCCAAAAATTACGCAGAAAGTGGAAGTAATTGA
- a CDS encoding DUF2999 family protein — translation MNPILTTLKEYNVSDEKVSELFKALTDNPMMAMALIQDLGIPQEKLQQLIMTIMTNPDLIKEAVDELGLDFSKVEEAKAKMAPQS, via the coding sequence ATGAACCCAATTTTAACTACATTAAAAGAATATAACGTAAGTGACGAGAAGGTTAGCGAGCTTTTTAAAGCGCTAACAGATAACCCGATGATGGCGATGGCATTGATCCAAGACCTAGGTATTCCACAAGAAAAGCTACAACAATTAATCATGACGATTATGACAAATCCAGATTTAATCAAAGAAGCAGTTGACGAATTAGGTTTAGACTTCTCTAAAGTTGAAGAAGCTAAAGCTAAAATGGCACCGCAATCTTAA
- a CDS encoding DUF2982 domain-containing protein has product MQNKVLNIKPISKRNSLFLITLGTLLLGICFTLNYWFWADFKIQLTLIMLASGVVFFIGVLKKLEPKVSIKLTPQMMIYYHRCGSWQVRWQDITRFGRVGSNMLTQRVELSFIGIRLNNIQCIADNISPRLANRLLHEQKELLAVAIRSQDITLQQAIIDFSPYTLDNKQYKGPVAAWLYRTEVLLKAYGYHLYLPEDSLDREIAEFITLLNQCKNYSVVHD; this is encoded by the coding sequence TTGCAAAACAAAGTATTAAACATAAAGCCTATTAGCAAACGCAACAGTTTGTTCTTAATCACCTTAGGAACTTTGCTGCTAGGCATATGCTTTACTTTAAATTATTGGTTTTGGGCTGACTTTAAAATCCAGCTAACTCTTATTATGTTGGCAAGTGGTGTCGTGTTCTTTATTGGGGTTTTAAAAAAATTAGAACCTAAGGTTTCCATCAAGCTCACGCCACAAATGATGATCTATTATCACCGCTGCGGTTCATGGCAAGTACGATGGCAAGATATCACTCGCTTTGGCCGAGTAGGCTCTAACATGCTGACTCAAAGAGTCGAACTATCCTTTATAGGCATTAGATTAAATAACATCCAATGCATTGCCGATAACATATCACCAAGGTTAGCAAATCGATTGCTGCATGAACAAAAAGAACTTCTCGCTGTGGCAATTCGCAGTCAGGACATAACGCTGCAACAAGCTATTATAGATTTTTCGCCATATACTTTGGACAATAAGCAATATAAAGGGCCTGTAGCCGCATGGTTATATAGGACTGAGGTATTGCTAAAGGCATATGGTTATCACCTATATTTGCCTGAAGATAGTTTAGATAGGGAAATAGCAGAGTTTATTACTCTGCTAAATCAATGTAAGAATTACAGTGTTGTTCACGATTAA
- the fghA gene encoding S-formylglutathione hydrolase → MSIELLSENRCFGGRQLRYQHQSSTLDCSMIFSVFLPPQAQQNKVPVLYWLSGLTCTDENFVQKAGAQQYAAEHGIAIVCPDTSPRGDNVADDENGAYDFGLGAGFYVNATEEPFAKHYQMYDYVVNELPQLINENFPVNAGLASISGHSMGGHGALTIALKNSQMFKSVSAFSPITSPLNCPWGEKALTGYVGENRDNWLQYDSCYLLGQAQTHIPMLVDQGTSDNFLQEQLQPERLKSACEQANYEATLRLQEGYDHSYFFISTFIGEHIAFHAKHLKR, encoded by the coding sequence ATGAGCATTGAATTATTATCTGAAAACCGCTGTTTTGGCGGGCGACAATTACGCTATCAACATCAATCTTCAACTTTAGATTGTTCGATGATTTTCTCGGTATTCCTACCGCCACAAGCGCAGCAAAACAAGGTGCCTGTTTTGTATTGGTTGTCTGGTTTAACTTGTACTGACGAGAACTTTGTACAAAAAGCTGGTGCTCAACAATATGCTGCCGAGCATGGCATTGCAATCGTTTGTCCAGACACCAGTCCTAGAGGTGACAATGTCGCTGACGATGAAAATGGTGCCTATGATTTTGGTTTAGGTGCTGGCTTTTATGTTAATGCAACGGAAGAGCCTTTTGCTAAGCATTATCAAATGTACGATTACGTGGTAAATGAGTTGCCGCAGCTAATTAATGAAAACTTTCCTGTAAATGCTGGTTTGGCTTCAATTTCTGGCCATTCGATGGGCGGCCATGGCGCGTTAACAATAGCCCTTAAGAACTCTCAAATGTTTAAGTCAGTGTCAGCATTTTCGCCAATCACTTCACCACTAAATTGTCCGTGGGGTGAAAAGGCGTTAACTGGTTATGTTGGCGAAAATCGAGATAACTGGCTGCAATATGATAGTTGTTATTTACTTGGCCAAGCTCAGACGCATATTCCAATGCTTGTTGACCAAGGTACTAGCGATAACTTTTTGCAAGAACAGCTACAACCAGAACGTCTTAAATCAGCGTGTGAGCAAGCAAACTATGAAGCAACTTTGCGCTTGCAAGAAGGTTACGATCACAGTTACTTTTTTATCAGTACCTTTATTGGTGAACACATTGCATTTCATGCAAAACATTTAAAACGCTAA
- a CDS encoding DUF3302 domain-containing protein, which yields MLEYFALFLVFFVFIFIFYGIIVIHDIPYEIAVKRNHPQQDAIHVAGWISLFTLGAIWPFLWIWATLNRKAFHGADLKKEEEFNKLNKKIDELGAELKLLKQQSTDNVDSAKLESGDK from the coding sequence ATGTTGGAGTACTTTGCATTATTCTTGGTTTTCTTTGTATTTATTTTTATTTTTTACGGCATCATCGTCATTCATGATATTCCTTACGAAATTGCCGTAAAAAGAAATCACCCACAACAAGATGCGATTCATGTCGCTGGATGGATAAGTTTATTTACATTGGGCGCTATCTGGCCGTTTTTATGGATATGGGCAACCCTTAACCGTAAAGCTTTTCATGGTGCAGATTTAAAAAAAGAAGAAGAATTTAACAAATTGAATAAGAAGATTGATGAATTGGGAGCTGAACTAAAGTTGCTGAAGCAACAATCAACGGACAACGTAGATTCGGCTAAATTAGAGAGCGGAGACAAATAA
- a CDS encoding S-(hydroxymethyl)glutathione dehydrogenase/class III alcohol dehydrogenase — translation MKTRAAVALKAGEPLTVMEVDLEAPKAGEVLVEIKATGVCHTDAFTLSGDDPEGAFPAILGHEGAGVVIAIGEGVTSVEVGDHVIPLYTPECRQCDFCLHPKTNLCQSIRETQGAGLMPDGTSRFSVDGEPLLHYMGCSTFANHTVLPEIAVAKIRKDAPFDKVCYIGCGVTTGVGAVAFDAKVEPGSNVVVFGLGGIGLNVIQGAKLVGADKIIGIDLNPSKVELAKEFGMTDFINPKDVDDVVAKIIEVTGGGADYSFECIGNTTTMRQALECCHKGWGESWIIGVAGAGQEISTRPFQLVTGRSWKGSAFGGARGRTDVPKIVDWYMEGKIRIDELITHKMPLEKINEAFDLMHEGKSIRSVVLFDE, via the coding sequence ATGAAAACACGTGCAGCAGTTGCGCTTAAAGCGGGCGAGCCATTAACGGTAATGGAAGTGGACTTAGAAGCACCGAAAGCCGGTGAAGTATTAGTTGAAATAAAAGCCACAGGTGTTTGTCATACCGACGCTTTTACCTTGTCAGGGGATGATCCTGAAGGTGCATTTCCAGCTATTCTCGGTCATGAAGGAGCTGGCGTAGTTATCGCAATTGGTGAAGGGGTTACTTCGGTGGAAGTTGGTGATCATGTTATTCCGTTGTATACACCTGAATGTCGTCAGTGTGATTTCTGTTTGCATCCTAAAACCAACCTTTGTCAATCAATTCGAGAAACTCAAGGTGCTGGTTTAATGCCTGATGGTACTTCGCGCTTTTCAGTAGATGGTGAACCATTGTTGCATTACATGGGCTGTTCAACTTTTGCTAATCATACGGTATTACCTGAGATTGCTGTTGCCAAAATACGCAAAGACGCACCGTTTGATAAAGTTTGCTATATCGGTTGTGGCGTGACTACAGGGGTTGGGGCTGTTGCTTTTGACGCCAAAGTAGAACCAGGTTCAAACGTTGTAGTCTTTGGTCTTGGCGGTATTGGTTTAAATGTTATACAAGGCGCAAAACTTGTTGGTGCAGATAAGATCATTGGTATCGATTTAAACCCAAGTAAAGTTGAGCTAGCTAAAGAATTTGGTATGACTGATTTTATTAATCCAAAAGACGTTGATGATGTTGTCGCTAAAATTATTGAAGTAACTGGTGGCGGCGCTGATTACAGTTTTGAATGTATCGGTAACACCACAACCATGCGTCAAGCTTTAGAGTGTTGTCATAAAGGTTGGGGTGAGTCTTGGATCATCGGCGTTGCAGGTGCTGGCCAAGAAATTTCTACTCGCCCATTTCAGTTAGTTACTGGTCGTTCATGGAAAGGCTCTGCTTTTGGTGGTGCAAGAGGTCGTACTGATGTGCCTAAAATCGTTGATTGGTATATGGAAGGTAAGATCAGGATTGATGAGTTGATCACCCATAAGATGCCGCTTGAAAAAATTAATGAAGCTTTTGACCTAATGCATGAAGGTAAATCGATTCGTTCAGTTGTTTTATTTGACGAATAA